TAATAATTTGccttattttctatttttgttttcttttggtgCCTATTAGCAGTAAGATTTGTTTCGGTCCATTGACCTTGTTTGTTTGGTTTGGTCTTGCTGTTCACTGTATTTTGTACATTATTACTCCCTGTGCCCCTAAAATATTGCCCTATTTAACTTTTCACAGTCCCCAAGACAAGACTTAAAAAAACCTGGTACGAAATAAATCTCTATTttaccaaataaaaaaaatacacttTCTAAGAAGATGAAAAGTACAATGGTGTTGAATTCGTATGACGAACATCTCACAAAAACAAGATTGCGATACATCTCACAAAGCAAGTTTGCAACAAAATTAGTTCTTAATCTGGAATTCACCTGATTCGAAATTTTCAATCAAATCAACAATCTCAACATCATTGTATTCCCTACGATAAAGAAAATGTGGTCATCCTCTACATTCTGCAGGCTTATAACAATGCATCATCCCAGAGCAAACCACCCGAGTCTTATTAAGCAACAATGGAATACAAATCAAAAGATACACAGAAATCAAACATCTTCCTTAATTAGTATAACCTTTCACGGCGAGCTTGAAAGAGTTTCATGTAAAGGAGATGTGGAAAACTTGTGATCTTGAGAAGTCACTTCTCAATTACAGAGAAGGCTTCGATCAAGCTGATTTAATAAGAACAAATAGAGGGTTGTCACCTAACCGTTCTCGACCCTGCACAAAGGCAAATAGCTGGTTATAGAATGTTTCTAAAGAAAATTAGACCTACCGGAAAACAACTGAGCTTTGATAATAGGCATGGGAATCCTGTTTACCTCAGACATGATCAACCATACCAATTTATCTTATTACATCCCAAATTATAACGGGTTAAATATTAAAACATGTACCCATGCCACTAAACAATATCTTACTGCCATATTTTTGAAATGTCTTTGGTGAAAGAAGGAAATGACAAATTCATGTCGTCATGTAGAGCATTAAAAGGGGGGCGAGTCACAAAGCAAAATTTATCAGTTTAAAATGTAAATCAATTTTTTGGAGCACAGCCAATTCAATTTATGGAAGGATGCACACACACAAAGAACTCGATGCTCCAACCCTTTCCCTTTAACAGAGCAAAAAAAACTTGAAATGTGTGGTTAAATGCTTAAAATTTTGGAAAACATAATTGCAAGAGTCAATAGCTATTGACAGCAGTGCCATACCTTCAGTTCTGGAAGCTCTATAAGACAGGCAGACTCGACAACCTGCACTCCTACACGCTCTGCAATTCAACCATCACATAAAATTAGACGCATGCACAGGAGGCAAGTGGATCTAATCATCTATGTCCAAGCAGAATGTTAGAAAATGATCGATATCGACTCTTTAACAATGTGCGGAGTTGTTTATACTGAAATCTGACCGGCTTTTCAGCAACAGCAAAATGCAGTAAAGGGAGCAAAGTAACAGTAAGTTATATCACAGAAGTTGTTTAAATAAAAGCATTACCAAGCAGCTTAAGTGCAGCAGACAAGGTCCCTCCAGTAGCTATGAGATCATCAATGATTATAGCTCGCTCTCCTGCTTCTACCGCACCAACATGCATCTCCATTTTGTCTGTTCCGTATTCCAATGAGTACTCCTCCGAAATGACAGCCCCTGTTATATAGCATTCAACAGTTATTAAAACATGTATGATTTAAATGAAAAGCTATTCTACACTGTTAACATGATTCTAGGTTGTCAAGTTCATTTCTTCTTTCCTGAAACTTTGCTAGAAAATACTCTTGAAAGCAAAAGACAACTGGAACATACAAATACACAAGAACTGACCGATTACAGTTCAAATAAAACCAGTAGGAAAGTGTATGGTCCATCACATACACATATTAAGCAATATACTTGCCCAACTTAAAGTCCTAAAAGTCACAAAAATTGATCAATAACTAAGCCACCAGTAAACTGAAACAGGTTACACGCAATTACTAAGCCACCAGTAAACTGAAACAGGTTGTCCTAACCCACCAGTTAGCATTATGGTAACATCATAGAGTTACCCAATGTTTGTGTGTCCCTTCAAGAGGGACTTCCCCTTAAAAGGCTTATTTGATAATTCTGAACTGAATTGGAGCAGACATCAAAGACACTGGGATTTTAGGAGCATTACTTGGTGGATGGGGCTCCATTTTAGTGCACAGAAGGTAGTCACCTACAGAGAATCCAATCTGTCAGCACGAGATCCATAGTGGTTTGGTGAGATGTTTCCAGAACATTAGTTTAAGTGTATTTCTGAACTATGGAGAGTGGCAATTAGACAATATGACTGGTAGACATGCCTATTTGTACGGCTTGCAACAATGTCATGCAGTATGCTAGTTAGCCTGGTCAAAGAACCCTAAATAAATATATAGGGAAGAGGAAGATTCATTTGTaccatagaaaaaaaaaatagaggaagaaTGGAAACATTTCAACACTTGAGTGCCCTCATTGACACTTGATTCTGTTTCTAACTTTCTACCCCACAAACTCTCTAAACGCCAGGAAAACAAGATACGAGGAGAACAAATTGAGTGGCAATAACGTCCATAATGAGGATCTTGTGATAGCTCATGGGAGTGCAGCCTGGCGGGTGACAGTCGCTGCCAGGTGACAATCTCATAAACACTAGCGAGTGGTTGCTTTCGTGTTGTTAGGCATGTGTACAGATGTGTGATTCCAATGTTAAGATAAACGTAACTCAACATATTGCAACGTTCATTGAGTAAGGCAGAAGGTGTCATTGGCTCCAGGGAAGCCACAAGAATAAATATTGGCGAAATTTACACGCTGGTATAACAATATAAAGCCATTGCCACATTAACAATAAGTACTCAAACCACAtggtatattaaaaaaataaaaaaaaaggagatcAAGTGAGCATAAAATGTTACCCGGATTTGCCATGAAAccacaacctaatttgtaaaatTTTCTTTTTGGTTTTGCACATTTTATCAAATATTATACCAAAACCTAAGAATATAGTTCCAAGTCTTGACATAAAATGCACACTTGCTAGTGGCACACAAAGATCACAGCGTAACACCATAGCAAGATTGATGAAATCAACTAAAAAAAGTCACCAATGTAAAACACTAAGAGTAAAATGAAGTTAAACTCTCTCATTTTGcccaataaataaatattcCTCCGTTCCAATACTATTGCACTATGTAagttatgtcaaagaattttggTAGTGGGTaaaagaagagagagacaaaaatacaaacttgtcCATGTGCTTGCACGCATGAAATAAATCAAGAAGGCTTAAGATGTAAGGGTATATTGGATATTTGTGGTGTGAAAACAACTATTTTATTtcctactccctctgttcctaaaagttcttcccatttcctgaattcacattcctttttgttcttcccattgtgaatcttttccttttttgacaaaaaaatttcCCCAAAATACCCTCATTCTACAATTTAATTTCACACCATATCCTACCTTTATTACATTCACCTACCCAATTATTCTCATTGATTTCCCCACCCACCTTATTTAACTCATTCACActccttattttatgatttttctaATAAAATATTTCCCCTTTCTTTCTTTaatcatttctctctctttaatttattctaaaagtagaatccTCAAACTTTAATCATTATTCTTAGACCCAATCATACCAagattccatttttcttaatccAACTGGGAAGGACATAagggaacggagggagtataatggaaatggtgcaatatttgtGAAACTTCCTTAAAAGGTAAATGGTCCAATAATAttagaacggaggaagtaccatAATCTTCACAATATCACCTCTAAGTAAGTTCAATGTATTTGAGAATTCCCATTGTTTAGCTAACTTTTAGAGTTTACCATCAACTTTAGTCATGCAAAATATTTTTCTTTCATATTCCCAACTCCTCGTTTTTCTCATCCCACTTTTCAAAACTTTAACCGTGTACTTGGATAAGGGAATTGGAgagtaagagagagaaaggaattgAGGGATTTATTCTCCTTTGTAGCCTTGTAGGAATATCACATGGGGGAATGGTATGGAACAGAACTGCTGGAAGAGTGGAAGGTATTGTatacacaaatttataacaaAGCAATTTTATTGATATTTGAATATTTGGGTACAATATCTGTATTTGATAGTTTACAAGGAATAAACTAAGTTTCGTGATCCTGCTAGTAGGGTGGTGACCATAGATCGAAAATGCGGTATCGGTCGCGGTTGCGGTATCGTCGCGGTGATGGAACGGTTGTCGTTGTAAAGATCGGATCGCTGacgaatttttattttggaaaaaatgaataaagaaaataaataaataaagaaatatatcgtacttttattttttatgaggaAATACATACCCACTAAAACTAGTTGTACAgaaatataatatataaaataaaataaaaatattaaaagattaATAAAAGGGGAAAGGTCTATTTAACAGTAATACTAACCCTCTACAGCTGTAACCTTTTTGTAACCTTTTTCAAACACTGTAACAGCTGTCACCATGGCCTCTcacttataaataaataaatttgaccaaaaaatattaaagaaacaaataaaaaagactCAACATTTACAGAGATACCGCATGTGAGAAATACAAAAATAAGACGCCTTCTTCtgctcttcatcttcttcaataTGCCGCCTCTATTCACAAAGAAGAAGCTTCAAAATTCAACCTCATAGGCTCATATAGAAACCAAAAACTAAATCAAGCATTACTCAAGAAATATAAAATCTTTAGGTTCTCAGATCTATTGTTTGGTTCATCACGTTCGACCGCGAAtttgtttcttcttcttcttcgctttatttttccttttttcaacTAATTCTCAAGGATGCGGCAGACTCCTAAGTGATATCGCTTGTCTCGGCCGATTTTGGACCGTATCGGTCGAATCGGGCAAAATATCACCCTTTTGTAAGAAGGCGCGATAAATCGGCATATTTCGTATCGGCAGACTCAAAATCCGAGTTAACTCGGACGAAACGAGTAAACTCGGGCGAGTTTTTATACCATAGTGGTGACGGTGGTTTGACGACGTCAAGTTGGGTTTGAGCTCAAGGTGACGTCCGCTTGACGTGGTCAACCTAAGTTTGAGTTTAGGGAGATGTTCACTTGATGAAGTGTTTGACTAGGTAGCCAACACGATTTGTCTGTGTTTATTGACTACTTTTAGAGAGAATTTTATGAGCTCGTGGGAATAATGAATTTCTGATACTTACAACTGAAGTAGAAGAGTAGTATGTATAGGAGATGGAGAATCCTTTCTTGGACTTGAAAGGCATGGGCTCGACCCATCCGTGACTTAAGAGTGTCCACGTGGTCCATTTAATTTGCTTTGTTTTGGCCAATATTATCGACTGACCCAAATATTTATGACCCGGATTGTATTTGATTAATTTGAGAATTTTATTTAGGTGGgttgaattaattaaaacgggctaaaaatataatttcaaccaaatttaattatttaattgaatgTAGTACACTTAACCAATTTTGTGCCTACAGGTATCGTTTTCCTTCCCtttatatgttgtatatatatgGAGACATAAAGCACTTCTTCCCTCCTTTCTTTTACTTTCCTTCCCCTTCCCTCTCAGTGGCTACTTCTTCCCCAACCTCCCTTTCCCTCTACGAACCTAAACAATGGATTCCTTTCTAACCTTTTCTCTCTTAACTCAACTCCCATTTTAGTAAAAGTAAATCGAAAGAGACACTAAAAGTATGAGAAAACTATTGCAAATTTGGTCTATTATTTGCACGTGCCAATTCAAGCGAACGAAAGGGAAAGGAATATTGTTCCCTCCGATAGTCCAATTCTCTTCCCTCCCCTCTCCCCCAAGTAATATAAGCTAGGGCAGATGAGTCCCTCACTTTCTCATCTCACCCTGATGGATATTGGTATAAAAGAGTTGTCTTCTGTAAGATACTGGTGTAAAAGCACCTGTAGGTCAAATGGGCCTAACAAAAACACCCCTCTTCATAATGCAATAGGTAGTTAACCTGTTAAAGGATGTTATAGGATGACaagcactaaaaaaaaaaattatccatGAGCTTGCTAGATTGTGTGACTAGACTCAATAAAGTGAGCAACAGAAATCAACAGATTCATCAGTTTTAAAGCAAAGGTAGCCAAGGATACTACTTGCACAATCAATTATGTATAGTAACAAACATATATATAAAGTTTCAGGGACAAACCAGGTAATTTCCCAGGCTTCCTCATTGGAACGAATTTAGCTCCAATGGCCAATGCAATGGGAGGACCAAAAATGAAGCCTCTAGCCTCGACCCCTGTAGCAGGTTATATCACTCAGTCATCAATAAGAAAAATGTCGACCAGAAGTATAAACAAAACCACCAATAATCACAAATAAATATATGGACAACGTAGAATAATTCTTAATATCCTGGGTAACTTCTTTGTTTATAAGTCATGAAAACCATTATAGGCTATGAAATTCACCAACCTAAATCACAAAACACAGGCGCTgcgaaaacaaaaaataaatgataaattgacTCAATCCAACCTTTGGGCGGTTAGCCATAAATTATCCCccatatcaaatattttttaaataattcaacCTTTGGTTGGTATTTTCATAAAATGGTCCTTGACTTGTCGGTAACCATTATTAGAGGCTAAATATGCCATATGTCGCTTTCCCAAtggtctagatatattttatgaaaacccTATCTCCCTTCTTTCTCCTTCCTCCAACGCCCCTCCACGTTCTGGTAGACCCTTTCTCCCCTCCTTCCTCCACCGCCTCCGGCAGACCTATCTCTCTCCACCTTCCTCCAGCCATCGCCCTCCAGATCCCCTCTCTTTCCTCCTTCCCCCCATCACCCTCCAGCAGACCTCGAGATCCCCCCCTTCCTCTTCCTTTCTCCACCACCTTCCTCCGCTTCTCCCCCTAAGAGCATTGTCAATGGTGAGGAAATTTTTTATAAGAGGAAAAACAATTGGGGAAAAAAAGTTGGTTTACTAACAATGGGGAGATTTTTCTCATGGGAtggggaaaaataaaaaaatgcctATGGCATTGGCATTGGAATTTCTTTGCTTTTTGATGGGGAAATTTCGGCCAACCTTGCAGACTATGTGGCCTGACATGAGCATCTTGTAACGATTATTTTGCTAACGGCCAATTTTTTACATTTCCGATTCATAAAATGAATTACCAATACTCATAAAATTTCGAGACCTACAAGTGGAGATTCATTTTGATAatttaacacaaaaaataatTCTCATTTCTCTTTCTAATTTACTTATTTGCAACTATAACTAGTTATtgccccgggcgatgccccggtgaCTATATGTAATTTGAGAACTAATCTTGATAAAATTTgggttaaataaaaataattacaatattttgatattaaatacttacataatcatatttagatattaaatacttacatataaTATGATATAAATATTTgtgcataatttatttttatattttatttatgtaaggGTGATTCAATATAAAATTTGGTTAAACATCTTAGTAAACTAAATTTAAGTTTGAAATGGAGTAGTCTTTTGTTATGTGTaatactattttttttattgctctAGGTAAATTTACATGAACTGACATGCTAAAAAAACGTAATCATAAATAAAcctaaattaaaatgaaaatgaaaatgaagatgaaaaaaagaaattaagaaTAGTTTAGTTTCATAAgaaagttatttaaatgtataaTTATGGTAGGCATTAAATTTTTAATACAAGTCATTAATAAACATAACTTATATGTTTTGAATTGCTTAAATATCATAAGTTGTATTATTGGATTAGTGGTTAAAGTCAAAACTTATGAACATGAGGTCATGGGTTCAAGCATTGATGTTTGCATTTCTTCATCTTTTTGTAAGAAAACATTATATGTCAATGTGGCTATGCCATGTCACTTGCCATTTAATGGTGGCGACATgtaataatagtatagattaCCAAAAACTTATTCATTTTTTAGTTTctattatttttgttgttgctaGAGAGAGCAGTGGTAGAGAGAGAGAAGTAGTGGTAGAGAGAAAGGGGTGGGGGGTTTTTCTTTTGCTCATGGATAAGAGGGGTggcgattttttttttgctcatggAAAAGATGAAAAACGATGAGTGATAAAGTGGGTAGATAGAGAGCAATAGAGGACCTTTTTCGCCCATGATTAACAATAGTCTCAACATCCATGGAAATCATCAAAATCGGAGATGAAGATGGAGGACAGAGAAGATGATGGTGAATGTGTTGATTATGTTGTTCGATATTCATGATGCTTCCTCCACGTATATCCTGATATACAATGCTAGAAGATAAGATGATTGCCCTTACTCCTCGTGCCATTTTTTCAGACATCACTTTTCTTGACAATGGTGGTATTTATGACCTCTTTACTAGTACCTTTTGTTGGAAAGCTTCAAATTATCAACTATTTTGGTTGTTCGGACATAAGTTTCTCTTTCTTTGGTTATTTTTGaaactttatattattattatgggtaTGATCATAGTTTTATGATTAACTTAATGGGTTTTGATTTGTGGGTCTTGTATGAAAGCTTTAAATGTTGAAAATTCTAGGTGATGACCTCCACATGTCACAAATTCCAACCggtggaaaaaaaaaaccatggtTTTAAAAATGGCCCTGTGGTTTTAATTGATTAATTGGCCTTAACTATGGATTAGCTTTTAAACTAATGTAGAATCTTAGTCTATGGGGTTAAGTAATCTAATTACTAAACTTCCTTTTAACTCGTCCTCATATTTAGATACATTTTCACTTTATTTTCTTGCAGACTATATTCAAGATATCAAGATTTAAGAAAAAATATCTGGTTGACAGTGATTTTTGTTCAAGTTTGTTGTTTGCTTGAAAGCCTTGTCACATATTCAACCTTGAGCTTTGTGGCAGAACTTTTGCTTGATGACCGCTTGAAGACCTCACTTGGTCGTAGAAACAAAATGACGATGATAAGCATATTTGCATAACTGTTTTTCAATATTAAAATGGACGAACGCTGATCGGTACATAAAACTTTTGACGAACTACTAACCCATGCTTTGGTAGTTTGTATTCCTTCGGTACATAACTCATTCTCAATTACGGTGATTTCTAATTGATATTGAGAGAGCTTAGTTTTAAAACGCGCGCCTAGGCTCAATGCGCACGTCCCAGCGCCTAGCGAAGAAGGCACCCTCTGAAAGGCCGAAGGCACAACGCCGTATGCGCCTTAATATAAGgctctaatttttatttttaaaaaaaggccAAAACAACATGATTTTAATGGGTCCCTAACGGTTAGAATTTACTATGTTGGAAAGAGAAGAGAAAACCCaaatttttccattttttcctTGTCACTTTCAACGACAGGTCATGTAAACTCCTCTTTTTTCTATGTTAATGTAATTATTTTATGTAAGGTGTGGCGCACTTCTTTTGAGAGCCTAAATGCATAGCCAATAACTAAAAAGTTACTTGAACCTTTCTTAGTCCCCTTTTTGTTTGGTTTTTTCCCTTAAAAAGGCTTTAATTTATACTTTACCCCTTTGTGACAACAAGTaatacattttgattttttATCCAGAAAACAAgtaccaaagaaaaaaaaattgtgcgCCTTGTGTAAGAAAGGCATGGGCATTCCCCTTACGCCTTCGCATAGGCTCAAAGGGACTTTTGCGCCTTTATGCGCCTTTTAAAACTAAGATTGAGTGATACAATGACAGCAAAATCTCAACATATTTACGGGACATTTTCTATAAATCTATCCATCATCAATTGCACTACATTATTTGCATGTGCATTTTTATGTGCATCAATTGCACTACATTATTTGCATGTGAATTTTTATGTGCAGAGGATTATTGATTTGGGATGAATTTTGTATCCTTCAGGTCCGTAAAGATGATACTCGGAATCCTCAATTTTCATCAAGTTTATGTGTTTCCAGTGTCGGACACTGGACACTCGGACGCGGGTTTGACACTTAGACACTCTTATCTTGTCTTGCTCTTGCTAATGTGGTATGTCTTCCTATTAGAGAGAGTCTCAACCCTGTATATTTTGGAGGATGGAAGTTGCAGACTCGGACCTTCAATGGTTGTCCTTGAAGGGGTTCTTTTAATTTGGCGAGAATACATAGATTTTTTTTAGTTGCACCATTTTTCTTTATCGGAAGTTGCATATTAGTTGCACCATTTCCTTTTATGGTATGCATTCACAtgctttttggtgtgtttacaCTTTACACAACAAATAATCATTTTACCCTTAAACATATTTTATATTTACCATTAATATCTATCATTTTCTAGCTAATTTGTTTGTTATCACAAGAGCATTCTTGATATTTACTTCCTTTTTATTGTTTGTGTCAAACAAATATGGTGCAAGTAAAAAAATCGGATGGAATTTGGCTtccttaattgttttaaagatgaagaaggaaactTTGGTGGCTATGGTTATATAACAGAGGTGTTAGGCACGGAacttttgggggggggggggggggggggaagcacACTAAGTTGAGGGTAGGGTAGTTATTAGGTGTATAAATCAAGAGTTAGTGACACATTAACAGTTAAACcatcaattaattaaaatcagatGGCCATTTTTAAAACTATGGTTTTTTTCTTAGAACTATGGTTTATTTCACCGTTTAAATTTGTGAAACCTGGAGGTCACCACGTAGAATTTCCcttaaattttcagttttttttgTTGTCTTGGGTATAATTGTACAAAGCATTATGTATGTGGAAAACTAATGGAGTTTGTTTCGTGATATTGAAAATCTCCTTTGTTTTATTGATATTTACTTGTTGATTATGCTATAATTTATGGTGTAATTGTTGCTTATTGTTGAGGGTGGTGGTTAGTTTTGGTTAAGGTAGCAGGCTGGGAGGGTGATGGTTAATGTTGGTGAATATGGCGGTGACTCGGTGAGGGACTAAGGGTGAAAATCGCAATGGTAGTTCTCCGATGAGTTGGTGGGATTTGGAGTAATAGAAGTAAAAAGTTCACTAGTTGTTCAAGTTGATGGGACCAACATTGGAAGGTATTccaaaagtttggattattaaaagGATATATGATATGTGGATTATTTATAGTGAACCATCCAAAGgttgtattatttattataattttttccaaaataaattaacAAGTTGCCTACTAATTTTATCTAGTAAAGGGGTCAAGTAATACAAATCCATATTTATCCAACCTGAAAACCACCTACAAGCTAATAATTCTCATATTTCGCCACTTAACAAAACTCATCAATCCAAACACATTCaattgttcattttattttgaataCCCATGCCTCAACACCTGCCAATGGCGCACACTAAACACTTATTTTtgcaaaaatcatgaaaactttCCATAAAATTGGCATGTCTGACATTTTAACATGTACCTATATCCGAGATGAATACCCCGAAAACAATCCAACCCATAATAGAGTATGGaacaacaatcatcatacaaGTATTAACATCCATTAAACCGAAAATGTATTACCTGCAACAACCGAGATGTCTTTCCCCTTGTATCTTTCAACAAACAAATCAATGGTGTCCTTGAAAGCCTTTGGATCCAAGAGCATGGTAGTGATATCCTGAAACATAATGCCTGCCCTCCACACACACAGACACACACAcccccaaagaaaaaaaattatacgcACATACAAAAAGAAAATCAGATCAAAActtaaaatcaaataaaaaaaagtagaaaATAAACCCAGAAATTTTCTATTAAAGTTATACATAGTTCATCGATCGCCccataaaaaaaatcatattttaatacttcgtataaattaTACTGAAAAAGAAACTCACATCAttgaacaacaacaaaaaatcaacCCAGTAACCTGAATAATTTGAATGTCACATCGAAAtgataaaattcaaaatttaaaaataaaagcatACCAGGTTTAGGGAAGTTAGGGATGATACGAATAGAAGAAGCGATTCTTGAGATTCTATCATCCTGAGGAACTTCTGAATCCAACGCCATATTGATCGGACTAACACAGTTAGAACGAAGATGGCAACGGCGGTAAGGGagggaagaggagagagaaaaaagggAGGAGTACAGTGACAACTTTGGTGTGTGAGTATTACTCAAGGGTTGACAACAATTATTTAGTACCGGATATGCCCTTGATGTTTGGGGCTGAGTAATGCTGGCGGCAGTGACTGTCTGGGGTGCTGAAAGTATTCTTAAAGGGTGCATTGGTAGTTTTGTATTCCAAAAAGGACTTGTCGACTATTGGCAACTGGCTTATTCCGGAGATATGTAGATTGTGGAATACTTGATGGGTGTTCACTGTTCAGACTCAAACTCATTGGAGATATTGCCCCTCCAATGAAGCAATGGTCAGATCAGATTTGGGTTTTGAGATCCGAAAACAGGAGATGGACAGATGGCGATGCAGCGGAAGTTTTAGAGTGCCCCCTGATGGCACTTGGGTAGTTGGGTTCTCTAGTATGAGAAATTGTGTGGAAGGCTCTACCTAAGGGCTTGGCTAAAATATTTGGGGTCTGTGCGATTTCATAAAATTTGGTCTTTTTCACGAATTGGAACattatttgaattttaatttactccctccgtcccatatttGTAGTATCACTTATCACCTCacaaatctatacctagtatttaaaaactaaaaccatatATGCCATGTGTCACTTTGTTGTTGCTATCCTATTCTTCTACTTGCCACGTGTCTTCTCTTCCTACTACATGTCCAACCTTTTCAGTTTTCACCCCAACCTTTTGAGTCCTTAAGTCTTTCCTTATCCCCCTTCATTCATCTCCAACCTTTACTCTATCATTTAATTTAAACCATTTAAtataatttatcattaaaatcaATGCTAATGCACTCCTCCCCTCTCGAGGGAggctacatcgctggtaaccAGTGGCACAATTACCCCATACCTGGAGTAAAATGGTAATTTCATctcatgagttgaaaagtcaaacaaagtactaCATATGAGCAACAATGACAGTAAttagtacaacaatgacagtattttaatacaacaatgacagtatttatgcaAGCGATGACAATACTTGTATACAtacttttacccattcatttaatatgcaacacttttgtccatttatttaagtggtctctttactttttatatttcattacagttgtatacataatttccttttttgggtgattgtgacagtattttaatacaacaatgacagtatatatacaacaatgacaatacttatattagaaatgacagtatataacaagttaacaacacttttacacatttatttaaaGGTGGACCATATTttcaatatttttaattttttaaagtgGGTATGGAGTCCTTATTTcgctggttaccagcgatgtAGACAACCTCCTCCCCTCTCAACCTTTTGTATTCATCCGTTTTGCATCAaggattttattaatttatgaaTCATTTAATCCATTTATTAATAAAGACTTTAATCCAAAGTATTTTGagtttttcttttgtattcATTCCCCTGCTATAAATATATGGGTTGTTActccattttatttatttgatttgtaAGGCTATTAGAATGTGGAGCTTATGTGATTTGATATAGGTGCAGTAAGTATTGAGTTATGTTccatattttgttgatttttttttatcttaatatttacTTCATGGTGATTG
This genomic stretch from Spinacia oleracea cultivar Varoflay chromosome 3, BTI_SOV_V1, whole genome shotgun sequence harbors:
- the LOC110796342 gene encoding adenine phosphoribosyltransferase 1, yielding MHPLRILSAPQTVTAASITQPQTSRAYPVLNNCCQPLSNTHTPKLSLYSSLFSLSSSLPYRRCHLRSNCVSPINMALDSEVPQDDRISRIASSIRIIPNFPKPGIMFQDITTMLLDPKAFKDTIDLFVERYKGKDISVVAGVEARGFIFGPPIALAIGAKFVPMRKPGKLPGAVISEEYSLEYGTDKMEMHVGAVEAGERAIIIDDLIATGGTLSAALKLLERVGVQVVESACLIELPELKGRERLGDNPLFVLIKSA